In one Pseudomonas hydrolytica genomic region, the following are encoded:
- the dapD gene encoding 2,3,4,5-tetrahydropyridine-2,6-dicarboxylate N-succinyltransferase: MSTSLFSIAFGVGTQNRQGNWLEVFYALPLLNPAAELSDKAAAILGYQGGNQAIAFTSAQAGELADALKGVDAAQAALLTRLAESHNPLVATFLAEDSALTTTPEAYLKLHLLSHRLVKPHGLNLTGIFPLLPNVAWTSQGAVDLTELAERQLEARLKGELLEVFSVDKFPKMTDYVVPAGVRIADSARIRLGAYIGEGTTVMHEGFVNFNAGTAGPGMIEGRVSAGVFVGKGSDLGGGCSTMGTLSGGGNIVISVGEGCLIGANAGIGIPLGDRNTVESGLYVTAGTKVALLDDQNQLVKVVKARELAGQPDLLFRRNSQTGAVECKTHKSAIELNEALHAHN, translated from the coding sequence ATGAGCACCTCCCTCTTCAGCATCGCCTTCGGCGTCGGCACCCAGAACCGCCAGGGCAACTGGCTGGAAGTCTTCTATGCCCTGCCCCTGCTCAATCCGGCAGCGGAGCTGAGCGACAAGGCCGCCGCCATTCTCGGTTACCAGGGCGGCAACCAGGCCATCGCCTTCACCAGCGCCCAGGCCGGCGAACTGGCCGATGCCCTCAAGGGCGTCGACGCTGCCCAGGCTGCCCTGCTCACCCGCCTGGCCGAGAGCCACAATCCGCTGGTGGCAACCTTCCTGGCCGAAGACAGCGCGCTGACCACCACTCCGGAGGCCTACCTCAAGCTGCACCTGCTGTCGCATCGCCTGGTCAAGCCGCACGGCCTGAACCTGACCGGCATCTTCCCGCTGCTACCCAACGTCGCCTGGACCAGCCAGGGCGCGGTCGACCTGACCGAGCTGGCCGAGCGTCAGCTGGAGGCACGTCTGAAGGGCGAACTGCTGGAAGTGTTCTCGGTGGACAAATTCCCCAAGATGACCGACTACGTGGTGCCGGCCGGCGTGCGCATCGCCGACAGCGCGCGCATCCGTCTGGGCGCCTATATCGGTGAAGGCACCACCGTGATGCACGAAGGCTTCGTCAACTTCAACGCCGGCACGGCAGGCCCGGGCATGATCGAAGGCCGCGTCTCCGCGGGCGTGTTCGTCGGCAAGGGCTCGGACCTGGGCGGCGGCTGCTCGACCATGGGCACCCTGTCCGGCGGCGGCAACATCGTCATCTCGGTCGGCGAAGGCTGCCTGATCGGCGCCAACGCCGGCATCGGCATCCCCCTGGGCGACCGCAACACCGTGGAATCGGGCCTGTACGTCACCGCCGGCACCAAGGTGGCCCTGCTCGACGACCAGAACCAACTGGTGAAAGTGGTCAAGGCGCGCGAACTGGCCGGTCAGCCGGACCTGCTGTTCCGCCGCAACTCGCAGACCGGCGCGGTGGAGTGCAAAACCCACAAGTCGGCCATCGAGCTGAACGAAGCCCTGCACGCCCACAACTGA
- a CDS encoding arsenate reductase, whose amino-acid sequence MKKARTWLDEHGIAYDFHDYKTAGIDRASLQKWCDEHGWETILNRAGTTFRKLTDEQKAGLDQAKAIELMLAQPSMIKRPVLDLGDRTLVGFKPDNYQAALA is encoded by the coding sequence ATGAAGAAAGCCCGCACCTGGCTGGACGAGCACGGCATCGCCTACGACTTCCACGACTACAAGACCGCCGGCATCGACCGCGCGAGCCTGCAGAAATGGTGCGACGAGCACGGCTGGGAGACCATTCTCAACCGCGCCGGCACCACCTTCCGCAAGCTCACCGACGAGCAGAAGGCCGGCCTCGATCAGGCCAAGGCCATCGAGCTGATGCTGGCCCAGCCCTCGATGATCAAGCGCCCGGTGCTCGATCTCGGCGATCGCACCCTGGTCGGCTTCAAACCGGATAACTACCAAGCCGCATTGGCCTGA
- the dapC gene encoding succinyldiaminopimelate transaminase, with protein MNPALDQLQPYPFEKLRELLGSVQPAADKRPIALSIGEPKHRSPDFVGQALTANLDKLAVYPTTLGLPELRQSIAAWCERRFGVPTGWLDAARHVLPVNGTREALFAFTQAVVDRNDKGLVVSPNPFYQIYEGAAFLAGAEPHYLPCLEAHGFNPDFDAVPSEVWQRCQILFLCSPGNPTGALIPVETLKKLIALADKHDFIIAADECYSELYFDEDAPPPGLLSACAELGRSDFARCVVFHSLSKRSNLPGLRSGFVAGDAAILKAFLLYRTYHGCAMPVQTQLASVAAWNDEDHVRANRDLYREKFDAVLDILAPVMDVQRPDGGFYLWARTPGDDTLFTRELFAAEHVTVVPGSYLSREVNGINPGAGRVRMALVAPLAECIEAAERIRRFIENA; from the coding sequence ATGAACCCAGCCCTCGACCAGCTCCAGCCCTACCCCTTCGAGAAACTGCGCGAACTGCTCGGCAGCGTGCAGCCGGCCGCCGACAAGCGTCCCATCGCCCTGTCCATTGGCGAGCCCAAGCACCGCTCGCCCGACTTCGTCGGCCAGGCGCTGACCGCCAACCTCGACAAGCTCGCCGTGTACCCGACCACCCTGGGCCTGCCCGAGCTGCGCCAGAGCATCGCCGCCTGGTGCGAACGCCGCTTCGGCGTGCCAACTGGCTGGCTGGATGCCGCGCGCCACGTGCTGCCGGTCAACGGCACCCGCGAGGCCCTGTTCGCCTTCACCCAGGCCGTGGTCGACCGCAATGACAAGGGCCTGGTGGTCAGCCCCAATCCCTTCTATCAGATCTACGAAGGTGCGGCGTTCCTCGCCGGCGCCGAGCCGCACTACCTGCCGTGCCTGGAAGCCCATGGCTTCAACCCGGACTTCGACGCGGTGCCGAGCGAAGTCTGGCAGCGCTGCCAGATTCTCTTCCTGTGCTCGCCGGGCAACCCCACCGGCGCGCTGATCCCGGTGGAGACGCTGAAGAAACTGATCGCCCTGGCCGACAAGCACGACTTCATCATCGCCGCCGACGAATGCTACAGCGAGCTGTACTTCGATGAGGATGCGCCACCGCCCGGCCTGCTCAGCGCCTGCGCCGAACTGGGCCGCAGCGACTTTGCGCGCTGCGTGGTGTTCCACAGCCTGTCCAAGCGCTCCAACCTGCCGGGCCTGCGCTCGGGCTTCGTCGCCGGCGACGCCGCGATTCTCAAGGCCTTCTTGCTGTATCGCACCTACCACGGCTGCGCCATGCCGGTGCAGACCCAGCTGGCCAGCGTCGCCGCCTGGAACGACGAGGATCACGTGCGCGCCAACCGCGACCTGTACCGCGAGAAGTTCGACGCCGTGCTGGATATCCTCGCGCCCGTGATGGACGTGCAGCGCCCGGACGGCGGCTTCTACCTGTGGGCGCGCACCCCGGGCGACGACACCCTGTTCACCCGCGAACTGTTCGCCGCCGAGCACGTCACCGTGGTGCCGGGCTCCTACCTGTCACGCGAGGTGAATGGCATCAACCCGGGCGCCGGCCGCGTGCGCATGGCGCTGGTCGCGCCGCTGGCCGAGTGCATCGAGGCCGCCGAGCGCATTCGCCGCTTCATCGAAAACGCCTGA
- the rpsB gene encoding 30S ribosomal protein S2, with product MSQVNMRDMLKAGVHFGHQTRYWNPKMGKYIFGARNKIHIINLEKTLPMFNDALSFVEKLAAGKNKILFVGTKRSAGKIVREEAARCGSPFVDHRWLGGMLTNYKTIRASIKRLRELETQSQDGTFAKLTKKEALMRSRDLEKLDRSLGGIKDMGGLPDALFVIDVDHERIAITEANKLGIPVIGVVDTNSSPEGVDYIIPGNDDAIRAIQLYMGAMADAVIRGRSNAGGATEEFVEEAPAAESAEG from the coding sequence ATGTCCCAAGTCAACATGCGCGATATGCTGAAGGCCGGTGTGCACTTCGGCCACCAGACCCGTTACTGGAACCCGAAAATGGGCAAGTACATTTTCGGCGCGCGCAACAAGATTCACATCATCAACCTCGAAAAAACCCTGCCGATGTTCAACGACGCCCTGTCGTTCGTTGAGAAGCTGGCTGCTGGCAAGAACAAGATCCTGTTCGTCGGCACCAAGCGTTCCGCTGGCAAGATCGTTCGCGAAGAAGCTGCTCGTTGCGGCTCGCCGTTCGTCGATCACCGCTGGCTGGGCGGCATGCTGACCAACTACAAGACCATCCGTGCTTCGATCAAGCGCCTGCGCGAGCTGGAAACCCAGTCCCAGGACGGCACCTTCGCCAAGCTGACCAAGAAAGAAGCCCTGATGCGCTCCCGTGATCTGGAAAAACTGGATCGCAGCCTGGGCGGTATCAAGGACATGGGCGGTCTGCCGGACGCGCTGTTCGTGATCGACGTCGACCACGAGCGCATCGCCATCACCGAAGCCAACAAGCTGGGCATTCCGGTCATCGGCGTTGTCGATACCAACAGCAGCCCGGAAGGCGTTGACTACATCATCCCAGGTAACGACGACGCCATCCGCGCCATCCAGCTGTACATGGGTGCCATGGCCGACGCCGTGATCCGTGGTCGCAGCAACGCTGGCGGCGCGACTGAAGAGTTCGTCGAAGAAGCTCCGGCTGCCGAGAGCGCCGAAGGCTAG
- a CDS encoding [protein-PII] uridylyltransferase: protein MPQMDPELFDRGQFQAELALKSSPIAAFKKAIRHAREVLDARFKGGRDIRRLVEDRAWFVDQILQEAWKRFAWSEDADIALLAVGGYGRGELHPYSDIDLLILLDSSDHEIFREPIEGFLTLLWDIGLEVGQSVRSVDECAEEARADLTVITNLMESRTIAGPEHLRQRMQQVTSSEQMWPSKHFYLAKREERKARHAKYNDTEYNLEPNVKGSPGGLRDIQTVLWVARRQFGTLNLQALVGQGFLLESEYALLSSSQEFLWKVRYALHMLAGRAEDRLLFDYQARIAALFGYQDGDGKRSIEHFMQKYYRVVMGISELSDLINQHFEEVILRAGESGPATPLNSRFQVRDGYIEVTHPNVFKRTPFAILEVFVLMAQNPEIKGVRADSIRLLRDSRHLIDDDFRKDIRNTSLFIELFKCKEGIHRNLRRMNRYGILGRYLPEFGHIVGQMQHDLFHIYTVDAHTLNLIKHLRKFRWPELAEKFPLASKLIDRLPKPELIYLAGLYHDIGKGRGGDHSELGAVDAEAFARRHQLPAWDSALIVWLVQHHLVMSTTAQRKDLSDPQVIHDFAQFVGDQTHLDYLYVLTVADINATNPSLWNSWRASLLRQLYTETKRALRRGLENPLDREEQIRQTQSAALDILVRGGTDPDDAEQLWSQLGDDYFLRHTANDVAWHTEAILQHPADSGPLVLIKETTQREFEGGTQIFIYAPDQHDFFAVTVAAMSQLNLNIHDARIITSTSQFTLDTYVVLDADGGSIGDNPARIKQIREGLIEALKNPDEYPTIIQRRVPRQLKHFAFAPQVTIHNDAQRPVTILELTAPDRPGLLARIGRIFLEYDLSLQNAKIATLGERVEDVFFVTDANNQPLSDPELCARLQETIVRRLSEPSAQPQSLQIDI from the coding sequence ATGCCGCAGATGGACCCCGAACTGTTTGACCGCGGTCAGTTCCAGGCCGAGCTGGCGCTCAAGTCCAGCCCCATCGCCGCCTTCAAGAAGGCTATCCGCCATGCCCGCGAGGTGCTCGATGCGCGCTTCAAGGGCGGCCGCGACATCCGCCGTCTGGTGGAGGACCGCGCCTGGTTCGTCGACCAGATCCTGCAGGAAGCCTGGAAACGCTTCGCCTGGAGCGAGGACGCCGATATCGCCCTGCTCGCCGTCGGCGGTTATGGCCGCGGCGAACTGCACCCCTACTCGGATATCGATCTGCTGATCCTGCTCGACAGCAGCGATCATGAAATCTTCCGCGAGCCCATCGAAGGCTTTCTCACCCTGCTCTGGGACATCGGCCTGGAAGTGGGCCAGAGCGTGCGTTCGGTCGACGAATGCGCCGAAGAAGCACGCGCCGACCTGACGGTGATCACCAACCTGATGGAAAGCCGCACCATCGCCGGCCCGGAACATCTGCGCCAGCGCATGCAGCAGGTGACCAGCAGCGAACAGATGTGGCCGAGCAAGCACTTCTATCTGGCCAAGCGCGAGGAGCGCAAGGCGCGCCACGCCAAGTACAACGACACCGAGTACAACCTCGAGCCCAACGTCAAAGGCTCACCCGGCGGGCTGCGCGACATCCAGACCGTGCTCTGGGTCGCTCGCCGCCAGTTCGGCACCCTCAACCTGCAGGCCCTGGTGGGCCAGGGCTTTCTGCTGGAAAGCGAATACGCCCTGCTCTCCTCCAGCCAGGAGTTCCTGTGGAAGGTGCGCTACGCCCTGCACATGCTCGCTGGGCGCGCCGAAGACCGCCTGCTGTTCGACTACCAGGCCAGGATCGCCGCCCTGTTCGGCTATCAGGACGGCGACGGCAAGCGCAGCATCGAGCACTTCATGCAGAAGTACTACCGCGTGGTCATGGGCATTTCCGAGCTGTCGGACCTGATCAACCAGCACTTCGAGGAAGTCATCCTGCGCGCCGGCGAAAGCGGCCCGGCCACACCGCTGAACAGCCGCTTCCAGGTGCGCGACGGCTATATCGAGGTGACCCACCCGAACGTCTTCAAGCGCACCCCCTTCGCCATCCTCGAAGTCTTCGTGCTGATGGCGCAGAACCCCGAGATCAAGGGCGTACGCGCCGACAGCATTCGCCTGCTGCGCGACAGCCGCCACCTGATCGACGACGACTTCCGCAAGGACATCCGCAACACCAGCCTGTTCATCGAGCTGTTCAAGTGCAAGGAAGGCATCCACCGCAACCTGCGCCGCATGAACCGCTACGGCATCCTCGGCCGCTACCTGCCGGAGTTCGGCCATATCGTCGGGCAGATGCAGCACGACCTGTTCCACATCTATACGGTCGATGCGCACACCCTCAACCTGATCAAGCACCTGCGCAAGTTCCGCTGGCCGGAGCTGGCGGAGAAGTTCCCGCTGGCCAGCAAGCTCATCGACCGACTGCCCAAGCCCGAGCTGATCTACCTTGCCGGGCTCTACCACGACATCGGCAAGGGCCGCGGCGGCGACCACTCCGAGCTGGGCGCGGTGGACGCCGAAGCCTTCGCCCGCCGGCATCAGCTGCCGGCCTGGGACAGCGCCCTGATCGTCTGGCTGGTGCAGCACCACCTGGTGATGTCCACCACCGCGCAGCGCAAGGACCTGTCCGACCCGCAGGTGATCCACGACTTCGCCCAGTTCGTCGGCGACCAGACCCACCTGGACTACCTCTACGTGCTGACCGTGGCCGACATCAACGCCACCAACCCGAGCCTGTGGAACTCCTGGCGCGCCAGCCTGCTGCGCCAGCTCTACACCGAGACCAAGCGTGCGCTGCGCCGCGGCCTGGAAAACCCGCTGGATCGCGAAGAACAGATTCGCCAGACGCAGAGTGCGGCGCTGGACATCCTGGTGCGCGGTGGCACCGACCCGGACGACGCCGAACAGCTGTGGAGCCAGCTCGGCGACGACTACTTCCTGCGCCATACCGCCAACGACGTGGCCTGGCATACCGAGGCCATTCTCCAGCACCCGGCCGACAGCGGCCCGCTGGTGCTGATCAAGGAAACCACCCAGCGCGAGTTCGAGGGCGGTACGCAGATCTTCATCTACGCCCCGGACCAGCACGATTTCTTCGCCGTGACCGTGGCCGCGATGAGCCAGCTCAACCTGAACATTCACGATGCGCGCATCATCACCTCCACCAGCCAGTTCACCCTCGATACCTACGTGGTGCTGGACGCCGACGGCGGCTCGATCGGCGACAACCCCGCGCGCATCAAGCAGATTCGCGAAGGCCTGATCGAAGCGCTGAAGAACCCGGACGAGTACCCCACCATCATCCAGCGTCGGGTGCCGCGCCAGCTCAAGCACTTCGCCTTCGCCCCGCAGGTGACCATCCACAACGATGCGCAGCGCCCGGTGACCATTCTCGAGCTGACCGCACCGGACCGCCCCGGCCTGCTGGCACGCATCGGGCGGATCTTCCTCGAATACGACCTGTCGCTGCAGAACGCCAAGATCGCCACCCTGGGCGAACGGGTCGAAGACGTGTTCTTCGTCACCGATGCCAACAACCAGCCGCTGTCCGATCCCGAACTCTGTGCACGCCTGCAGGAAACCATCGTCCGCCGCCTGTCCGAGCCCAGCGCTCAGCCGCAGAGCCTGCAGATCGACATATGA
- a CDS encoding polysaccharide lyase family 7 protein produces the protein MRKPPAVVINMIDLNTWNLTIPEQVPARTIETRLVKADYRSPYFYRSGTTLLFWAPVTGTSTSNSPYPRSELRETFADGKQRNWLYKEGNHRLAASLAVTQVPSSGKIVIGQVHSKDNPTPYIKLQYQLVQGVGYVNLELRRKPGDIKSPVVMTYRSMPLNTRFNYAIDISRKGDLKVSIDGLTYTDKIDPAWASKRFYFKAGVYTLDNQGPPSEGGRAVFHQLRATHVK, from the coding sequence GTGCGCAAGCCGCCCGCAGTGGTCATCAACATGATCGATCTGAATACCTGGAATCTGACCATTCCTGAGCAAGTGCCTGCCCGTACCATCGAAACCCGCCTGGTGAAAGCCGACTACCGCAGCCCGTACTTCTACCGTTCCGGAACCACCCTGTTGTTCTGGGCGCCGGTGACCGGTACCAGCACCTCCAACAGCCCCTATCCGCGCAGCGAGCTGCGCGAGACCTTTGCCGATGGCAAGCAGCGCAACTGGTTGTACAAAGAGGGCAATCACCGCCTGGCGGCGTCCCTGGCAGTCACTCAGGTTCCCTCCAGCGGCAAGATAGTGATCGGTCAGGTGCATTCCAAGGACAATCCCACGCCCTATATCAAGCTGCAGTACCAACTCGTGCAGGGTGTCGGCTATGTGAACCTGGAGCTGCGCAGAAAACCCGGCGACATCAAGAGTCCGGTGGTGATGACCTACCGCAGCATGCCGCTCAACACCCGCTTCAACTATGCGATCGACATCTCTCGCAAGGGGGACCTGAAGGTGTCGATAGACGGTCTGACCTACACGGACAAGATCGACCCAGCCTGGGCCAGCAAGCGTTTCTACTTCAAGGCAGGCGTCTACACCCTGGATAACCAGGGCCCGCCCAGCGAAGGCGGGCGCGCGGTCTTCCACCAGCTGCGCGCGACCCACGTCAAATGA
- the map gene encoding type I methionyl aminopeptidase produces the protein MSVTIKSPEEIEKMRVAGRLAAEVLEMIGEHVKPGVTTDELDRICHDYIVNVQKAIPAPLNYKGFPKSICTSINHVVCHGIPNDKPLKEGDVLNIDVTVIKDGYHGDTSKMFMVGKVAEWAERLARITQECMYKGIELVKPGTRLGDIGEVIQKHAEKNGFSVVREYCGHGIGAVFHEEPQVLHYGKAGTGMELKEGMTFTIEPMINQGRPETRLLGDGWTAITKDRKLSAQWEHTVLVTANGYEILTLRSDDTLPRTSA, from the coding sequence ATGTCCGTCACCATCAAATCCCCCGAAGAAATCGAGAAAATGCGCGTCGCCGGTCGCCTGGCCGCCGAAGTGCTGGAGATGATCGGCGAGCACGTCAAGCCTGGCGTCACTACCGACGAGCTGGACCGCATCTGTCACGACTACATCGTCAACGTGCAGAAAGCCATTCCCGCGCCGCTCAACTACAAGGGCTTCCCCAAGTCGATCTGCACCTCGATCAACCATGTGGTGTGTCACGGCATCCCCAACGACAAGCCGTTGAAAGAGGGTGACGTGCTGAACATCGACGTCACCGTGATCAAGGATGGCTACCACGGCGACACCAGCAAGATGTTCATGGTCGGCAAGGTGGCGGAGTGGGCTGAGCGTCTGGCCAGGATCACCCAGGAGTGCATGTATAAAGGCATCGAGCTGGTCAAACCGGGCACGCGCCTGGGCGATATCGGCGAGGTGATCCAGAAACACGCCGAGAAGAACGGTTTTTCCGTGGTGCGCGAATACTGCGGCCACGGCATCGGCGCCGTGTTCCATGAAGAACCGCAGGTGCTGCACTACGGCAAGGCCGGTACCGGCATGGAACTCAAGGAAGGCATGACCTTCACCATCGAGCCGATGATCAACCAGGGACGCCCGGAAACCCGTCTGCTCGGCGATGGCTGGACCGCCATTACCAAGGACCGCAAGCTGTCGGCGCAGTGGGAGCACACCGTGCTGGTCACCGCCAACGGCTACGAGATCCTGACCCTGCGCAGCGACGATACCCTGCCGCGCACCTCGGCCTGA